In a genomic window of Cyanobacterium sp. HL-69:
- a CDS encoding toxin-antitoxin system PIN family toxin, protein MTVKIVVDTNIFISAVISKSGASRGVIRGCLEGKYLPLMGNSLFAEYESLIHRDDIIKKSPLTVAEIEILLASFMGVCRWTSIYYLWRPNLKDEADNYLIELALAGNAQFIITNNIKDFRGAELLFPQLQIIQPEYFLEV, encoded by the coding sequence ATGACTGTTAAAATAGTAGTTGATACAAATATTTTTATTAGTGCTGTTATTAGTAAATCTGGGGCATCCAGAGGGGTTATTAGGGGATGTTTAGAGGGTAAATATTTACCTTTAATGGGTAATAGTTTATTTGCTGAATATGAATCTTTAATTCATAGAGATGACATTATCAAAAAGTCTCCTTTAACTGTAGCTGAAATAGAAATTTTATTAGCTTCTTTTATGGGTGTTTGTCGCTGGACTTCAATTTACTATTTATGGCGACCGAATCTTAAAGATGAAGCTGATAATTACTTAATAGAATTAGCATTGGCTGGTAATGCTCAGTTTATTATAACTAATAATATTAAAGATTTTCGAGGTGCAGAATTGCTGTTTCCTCAGTTACAAATTATTCAACCAGAGTATTTTTTAGAGGTATAA